A window of the Arachis duranensis cultivar V14167 chromosome 5, aradu.V14167.gnm2.J7QH, whole genome shotgun sequence genome harbors these coding sequences:
- the LOC107489237 gene encoding uncharacterized protein LOC107489237, whose protein sequence is MDKINSVVQKRPRDELEGEVDFEECSNTKRNKPYNHILTILESEEEESTQDLSPLMTTLQQEITCTPSNNNSHQSQLNDQNTLHTTNPNDQNTLTSIHQEEEENDKERVMRHLLQASDDELGIPSSGDEYGSTLDFGEFGFRTNNNGEYGEGENNNGFSSLCDNLWELEDEAANYYTLLQSELFLWEQ, encoded by the coding sequence ATGGACAAAATTAATAGTGTGGTACAAAAGAGGCCTAGAGATGAATTAGAAGGGGAAGTAGATTTTGAAGAGTGCTCAAACACAAAGAGGAACAAACCATACAACCACATACTTACAATTCTTGAGTCCGAGGAAGAGGAATCTACACAAGATCTCTCTCCTTTGATGACAACCCTCCAACAAGAAATCACTTGTACACCTTCCAACAACAACAGCCACCAATCTCAACTAAATGACCAAAATACTCTCCACACGACTAACCCAAATGACCAAAATACCCTCACAAGTATTCAtcaggaggaggaggaaaatgATAAGGAGAGGGTCATGAGACACCTTCTCCAAGCCTCTGATGATGAACTTGGGATTCCAAGTAGCGGTGATGAATATGGGTCAACCCTAGATTTTGGTGAATTTGGATTTAGAACCAATAACAACGGAGAATATGGAGAGGGTGAAAATAATAATGGATTTTCTTCATTATGTGACAATTTGTGGGAGCTTGAAGATGAGGCAGCTAACTACTATACTTTGTTACAATCTGAACTCTTTCTTTGGGAACAATAG